In Pongo pygmaeus isolate AG05252 chromosome 13, NHGRI_mPonPyg2-v2.0_pri, whole genome shotgun sequence, one genomic interval encodes:
- the ZNF483 gene encoding zinc finger protein 483, with amino-acid sequence MTAISPDSQTLASTEQNEVPRVVTSGEQEAILRGNAADAESLRQRFRWFCYSEVAGPRKALSQLWELCNQWLRPDIHTKEQILELLVFEQFLTILPGEIRIWVKSQHPESSEEVVTLIEDLTQMLEEKEDPASQDSTVSQEENSKEDKMVAVCPNTESCESITLKDVSVNFSRGEWKKLEPFQKELYKEVLLENLRNLEFLDFPVSKLELISQLKWVELPWLLEEVSKCSRLDESALDKIIERCLRDDDHGLMEEFQQYCGSSEEDHGNQGNSKGRVTQNKTLGSGSRGKKFDPDKSPFGHNFKETSDLIKHLRVYLRKKSRRYNESKKPFSFHSDLVLNRKEKTTGEKSRKSNDGGKVLSHSSALTEHQKRQKIHLGDRSQKCSKCGIIFIRRSTLSRRKTPMCEKCRKDSCQEAALNKDEGNETGEKTHKCSKCGKAFGYSASLTKHRRIHTGEKPYMCNECGKAFSDSSSLTPHHRTHSGEKPFKCDDCGKGFTLSAHLIKHQRIHTGEKPYKCKDCGRPFSDSSSLIQHQRIHTGEKPYTCSNCGKSFSHSSSLSKHQRIHTGEKPYKCGECGKAFRQNSCLTRHQRIHTGEKPYLCNDCGMTFSHFTSVIYHQRLHSGEKPYKCNQCEKAFPTHSLLSRHQRIHTGVKPYKCKECGKSFSQSSSLNEHHRIHTGEKPYECNYCGATFSRSSILVEHLKIHTGRREYECNECEKTFKSNSGLIRHRGFHSAE; translated from the exons ATGACAGCCATCTCACCAGACTCTCAAACTCTGGCCTCGACTGAACAAAATGAGGTCCCAAGAGTGGTTACTTCTGGAGAACAAGAAGCTATTTTAAGAGGAAATGCTGCTGATGCAGAGTCTTTAAGACAGAGATTTAGGTGGTTTTGTTACTCAGAAGTAGCTGGACCCAGGAAAGCTCTGAGTCAACTCTGGGAGCTCTGCAATCAGTGGCTGAGACCAGACATTCACACGAAAGAACAGATTTTAGAGCTTCTGGTGTTTGAGCAGTTCCTGACCATTTTGCCTGGGGAGATCAGGATTTGGGTAAAGTCGCAACATCCTGAGAGTAGTGAGGAAGTGGTGACCCTAATAGAAGATTTGACCCAGATGCTTGAAGAAAAAGAAG ATCCAGCCTCTCAAGATTCTACTGTTTCCCAAGAGGAGAACTCAAAAGAGGATAAAATGGTCGCTGTTTGTCCCAATACTGAGTCCTGT GAATCTATAACATTGAAGGATGTATCTGTGAACTTTTCAAGAGGAGAGTGGAAGAAGCTGGAGCCTTTTCAAAAGGAGCTATATAAGGAAGTGCTTCTGGAAAACCTCAGGAACCTAGAATTTCTGG ACTTTCCAGTTTCAAAATTAGAGTTGATTTCCCAGCTGAAGTGGGTTGAATTGCCATGGCTGCTGGAAGAAGTCTCAAAATGCTCCCGACTAG ATGAATCAGCTTTagataaaataatagaaagatgCCTCAGGGATGATGATCATGGCTTGATGGAAGAATTCCAGCAATATTGTGGCAGCTCAGAGGAGGATCACGGTAATCAGGGAAAttcaaaaggaagagtcacacaaaacaaaactcttgGGAGTGGCAGTAGGGGTAAGAAATTTGACCCAGATAAAAGCCCCTTTGGACATAATTTCAAAGAAACTTCAGACTTAATTAAACATCTGAGAGTCTACTTGAGGAAGAAATCTCGGAGGTATAATGAAAGCAAGAAACCCTTCAGTTTTCATTCAGACCTTGTTCTGAACCGCAAGGAGAAAACCACCGGAGAAAAGTCACGGAAATCTAATGATGGTGGGAAAGTCCTGAGTCACTCTTCAGCTCTTACTGAACATCAGAAACGTCAGAAGATTCATTTGGGGGATAGGTCCCAAAAATGCAGTAAGTGTGGGATAATCTTTATTAGAAGATCAACTCTTTCTAGGAGAAAAACCCCTATGTGTGAGAAATGTCGGAAAGATTCATGTCAAGAAGCAGCCTTAAATAAAGATGAGGGAAATGAGACTGGAGAAAAAACTCATAAATGTAGTAAGTGTGGAAAAGCTTTTGGCTATAGCGCCTCACTCACCAAACATcggagaattcacactggagaaaaaccctatatgtgtaatgaatgtggaaaagcttTTAGTGATAGTTCATCGCTCACACCACATCATAGAACTCATAGTGGAGAGAAACCCTTCAAATGTGATGATTGTGGGAAAGGTTTCACCCTAAGTGCTCACCTCATtaaacatcagagaattcatactggagaaaaaccttaTAAATGTAAAGACTGTGGGAGACCCTTTAGTGACAGTTCATCTCTTATTCAACATCAgcgaattcatactggagaaaaaccctatACATGTAGCAATTGTGGAAAGTCCTTCAGTCATAGCTCATCCCTTTCCAAACATCAGAggattcatactggagagaaaccctataaatgtggcgaatgtggaaaagcctttagGCAGAATTCATGCCTTACCcgacatcagagaattcacactggagaaaaaccgTATTTGTGTAATGATTGCGGAATGACTTTTAGCCATTTTACATCTGTGATTTATCATCAAAGACTTCATTCAGGagaaaaaccctacaaatgtaacCAGTGTGAGAAAGCCTTCCCAACCCATTCACTGCTTAGTCgtcatcagagaattcatactggtgtaaaaccttataaatgtaaagaatgtgggaagTCCTTCAGTCAGAGTTCATCTCTTAATGAGCACCACCGaattcatacaggagagaaaccctatgagtgtAACTATTGTGGTGCAACCTTTAGTCGAAGCTCAATCCTTGTAGAACACCTAAAAATTCATACTGGAAGGAGAGAATATGAATGTAACGAATGTGAGAAGACATTTAAAAGTAATTCAGGCCTCATTAGACATCGGGGATTTCACTCTGCAGAGTAA